The genome window CTCCTTTCAACAAAAGTGTCTCCAACGCGTAGAAGGGTTAACCTCAGCAGGAAGAACAGTTATATTTGTATCCCATAGTATGGATTCAGTAGCGCGTTTCTGCGATCGCTGTATCTGGTTAGATCAAGGTCAAATCGTCGCTGATGACTCCACCGAAACGGTTATCTCTCAATACATAGAAAAAGTTATGAGTGTAACCTCTCAATGGTCTTCTCATCCCGGACATTCTCCACAGCTACCCGATTTTCGCTTAATCTCAGTTAGGGTAGTTAATCGTAACCGAGAAACCGTGACTACAGTACCAGTTTATGAGGAAACAGGAATAGAATTAGTATATGAGATATATAAGACTAATAAAAATATTCAACCTACCCTACACTTTAAAACAGCAACCAATCAATTTGCTTTCGCGATCGCTTATACAGATCCTGAGTATATGTACCAACCACCCCAACCAGGAAGATACCAGGTGATCGCCTGGATTCCTGCGAATCTACTTAATATCGGGTTGATGCACGTAACTATCGTTATGGTTACACCTGATCCCTTTGAAGAATATCTTACCCTAGAAAGGGCGATATCTTTTAACGTTCACGAAACCGAAGGAATTCCCAACACCGCTAGAGGATTATTTGCGCGAGATTTTCCTGGTACAATAAGACCTCTATTAACTTGGGAAACAACCTATAGCAGGAGTCAGGAGTCAGGAAACAGGAGTCAGGAGGGAAATCGAGGCTACGTTTAGCTTTCACTCCTTAAGAATGTCAAACTACTTACCAAAATAAAATGTTATTTGATCAAGACTATTATCTCTCTATTAATCACGCGCGTTGGGAAACAGCTAAACCCATTATCCAAACTATCCAAACAATTACCCCTCTCCATACTTGTTTAGATGTAGGTTGTGGTCCTGGTTGGTTTGCTGATAAACTAGTTAATCTAGGACTCAAAGTACAAGGTATCGATGGTCGTCAAGACTTGTTAGATATCGCTAGTCAAAGAGTCCCTGATGGTAATTTTAGCCTAGTTGACGTTGAATCCAAAACAGCTATGTCAAACCTACAAACCGCTGATTTAGTCTTTTGTTTTGGTTTAATCTATCATACCGAAAACCCCTTTAGAGTAATTCGTAACCTCGCTTCTCTAACCCAAAAAATCTTATTTATCGAAAGTATGGTTATTCCTGTTGATCAACCCGTGAGTTGGTTAGTAGAAGAGGGAAAAAATGAGACCCAAGGGTTAACTTATCACGCGATGATTCCTAGTAGCAGTTGTTTAGTTAAAATGCTTCAAGTCTCGGGAATACCCCATATCTATCGCTATACAGCTAAGATTGAGCATATCGATTTTCTAGATACCCCTGAAAAACATCGACGTCGTCAAGTATTTCTCGCTAGTCAGATACCCCTGAATTTAACTGATTTTATTAAAGTTGCTCAGATAGAAACCCCTAAATATGATTTTAGTAAAACCTAATATATAAGATATAATAATTCTGATTTAAAAACTAATTTAACATGACTTCAGTAGCACCTCATCACAAAGCCAAAGCGTTAAAATCAGGTAGTCGTCGTCCTGCTAAAGAATTATGTAGTGAATGTGGATTGTGTGATACTTATTATATCCACTACGTTAAGGAAGCTTGTGCTTTTCTCAATCAGCAGATAGCGGAATTAGAAGCAGAGTTTCACGGGAGAAGTCGTAAGCTAGAAGATGAAAACGAGTTATATTTTGGTGTACATCAACAGATGTTCGCCGCGCGCAAAAAAGAACCTATAGAAGGTGCACAATGGACGGGAATTGTTAGCGCGATCGCCTGTACCATGCTTACTGAGGGTAAGGTAGAAGGGGTAGTCTGTGTACAAAATACACCTGAAGATCGTTTTCAACCTATGCCTATTTTAGCCACTACTCCTGCAGAAATTCTCGCAGCTAGAGTTAATAAACCCACTCTCTCTCCTAATCTTTCTATTCTTGAACAAATCGAACAATCGGGAATGAAACGAATTCTCGCTATTGGGGTTGGTTGTCAAATTCAAGCTTTACGTGCAGTAGAAAAACAATTAGGATTAGAAAAACTCTATGTTTTGGGGACTCCCTGTGTAGATAACGTTACCCGAGAAGGGTTACAGAAGTTTTTAGACACTACGAGTAAATCTCCTGATACGGTAGTTCATTACGAGTTTATGCAGGATTTTCAGGT of Gloeocapsa sp. DLM2.Bin57 contains these proteins:
- a CDS encoding ATP-binding cassette domain-containing protein gives rise to the protein MTLFNQPVISVIELSKKYYLGSENYQVTERIIRKFKQKLKGIKRDESQIIWALKNVNFDIYQGEKVGIIGKNGAGKSTLLKILSRLVYPTEGRAVIRGRIASLLEVGTGFNDNLSGRDNIYLNASLHGLQRQEIDAIFDDVVEFSEIGKFLDTPVKHYSSGMRMRLAFAVAAHLDPDILLLDEVLAVGDVSFQQKCLQRVEGLTSAGRTVIFVSHSMDSVARFCDRCIWLDQGQIVADDSTETVISQYIEKVMSVTSQWSSHPGHSPQLPDFRLISVRVVNRNRETVTTVPVYEETGIELVYEIYKTNKNIQPTLHFKTATNQFAFAIAYTDPEYMYQPPQPGRYQVIAWIPANLLNIGLMHVTIVMVTPDPFEEYLTLERAISFNVHETEGIPNTARGLFARDFPGTIRPLLTWETTYSRSQESGNRSQEGNRGYV
- a CDS encoding class I SAM-dependent methyltransferase, which codes for MLFDQDYYLSINHARWETAKPIIQTIQTITPLHTCLDVGCGPGWFADKLVNLGLKVQGIDGRQDLLDIASQRVPDGNFSLVDVESKTAMSNLQTADLVFCFGLIYHTENPFRVIRNLASLTQKILFIESMVIPVDQPVSWLVEEGKNETQGLTYHAMIPSSSCLVKMLQVSGIPHIYRYTAKIEHIDFLDTPEKHRRRQVFLASQIPLNLTDFIKVAQIETPKYDFSKT